The sequence tagctgaatcgtgagtttgtaacacgtggttattttaaatgaacatatatcacaagcacacgtgatttcaatcaatgtaaatatcacccacgaacggcatttaataccgaattctatctgggaatatatatccacttggaattcattttatggtaacagcttctggccgggtggagattcgaacccacacctgtgcggcttgaaactatgcctacagtgactctaccgagtgagctatcaagagagaataaaagtttatgacaaatctccgtacatactcctatcgaatttaggaatctgttcatagacttgaaataaacctatctcgaccatgatagctgaatcgtgagtttgtaacacgtggttattttaaatgaacatatatcacaagcacacgtgatttcaatcaatgtaaatatcacccacgaacggcatttaataccgaattctatctgggaatatatatccacttggaattcattttatggtaacagcttctggccgggtggagattcgaacccacacctgtgcggcttgaaactatgcctacagtgactctaccgagtgagctatcaagagagaatgaaagtttatgacaaatctccgtacatactcctatcgaatttaggaatctgttcatagacttgaaataaacctatctcgaccatgatagctgaatcgtgagtttgtaacacgtggttattttaaatgaacatatatcacaagcacacgtgatttcaatcaatgtaaatatcacccacgaacggcatttaataccgaattctatctgggaatatatatccacttggaattcattttatggtaacagcttctggccgggtggagattcgaacccacacctgtgcggcttgaaactatgcctacagtgactctaccgagtgagctatcaagagagaataaaagtttatgacaaatctccgtacatactcctatcgaatttaggaatctgttcatagacttgaaataaacctatctcgaccatgatagctgaatcgtgagtttgtaacacgtggttattttaaatgaacatatatcacaagcacacgtgatttcaatcaatgtaaatatcacccacgaacggcatttaataccgaattctatctgggaatatatatccacttggaattcattttatggtaacagcttctggccgggtggagattcgaacccacacctgtgcggcttgaaactatgcctacagtgactctaccgagtgagctatcaagagagaataaaagtttatgacaaatctccgtacatactcctatcgaatttaggaatctgttcatagacttgaaataaacctatctcgaccatgatagctgaatcgtgagtttgtaacacgtggttattttaaatgaacatatatcacaagcacacgtgatttcaatcaatgtaaatatcacccacgaacggcatttaataccgaattctatctgggaatatatatccacttggaattcattttatggtaacagcttctggccgggtggagattcgaacccacacctgtgcggcttgaaactatgcctacagtgactctaccgagtgagctatcaagagagaataaaagtttatgacaaatctccgtacatactcctatcgaatttaggaatctgttcatagacttgaaataaacctatctcgaccatgatagctgaatcgtgagtttgtaacacgtggttattttaaatgacttggaattcattttatggtaacagcttctgtgttacaaactcacgattcagctatcatggtcgagataggtttatttcaagtctatgaacagattcctaaattcgataggagtatgtacggagatttgtcataaacttttattctctcttgatagctcactcggtagagtcactgtaggcatagtttcaagccgcacaggtgtgggttcgaatctccacccggccagaagctgttaccataaaatgaattccaagtggatatatattcccagatagaattcggtattaaatgccgttcgtgggtgatatttacattgattgaaatcacgtgtgcttgtgatatatgttcattcaaaataaccacgtgttacaaactcacgattcagctatcatggtcgagataggtttatttcaagtctatgaacagattcctaaattcgataggagtatgtacggagatttgtcataaacttttattctctcttgatagctcactcggtagagtcactgtaggcatagtttcaagccgcacaggtgtgggttcgaatctccacccggccagaagctgttaccataaaatgaattccaagtggatatatattcccagatagaattcggtattaaatgccgttcgtgggtgatatttacattgattgaaatcacgtgtgcttgtgatatatgttcatttaaaataaccacgtgttacaaactcacgattcagctatcatggtcgagataggtttatttcaagtctatgaacagattcctaaattcgataggagtatgtacggagatttgtcataaacttttattctctcttgatagctcactcggtagagtcactgtaggcatagtttcaagccgcacaggtgtgggttcgaatctccacccagccagaagctgttaccataaaatgaattcgaagtggatatatattcccagatagaattcggtattaaatgccgttcgtgggtgatatttacattgattgaaatcacgtgtgcttgtgatatatgttcatttaaaataaccacgtgttacaaactcacgattcagctatcatggtcgagataggtttatttcaagtctatgaacagatttctaaaTTCGATAGgagtatgtacggagatttgtcataaacttttattctctcttgatagctcactcggtagagtcactgtaggcatagtttcaagccgcacaggtgtgggttcgaatctccacccggccagaagctgttaccataaaatgaattccaagtggatatatattcccagataggattcggtattaaatgccgttcgtgggtgatatttacattgattgaaatcacgtgtgcttgtgatatatgttcatttaaaataaccacgtgttacaaactcacgattcagctatcatggtcgagataggtttatttcaagtctatgaacagattcctaaattcgataggagtatgtacggagatttgtcataaacttttattctctcttgatagctcactcggtagagtcactgtaggcatagtttcaagccgcacaggtgtgggttcgaatctccacctggccagaagctgttaccataaaatgaattccaagtggatatatattcccagatagaattcggtattaaatgccgttcgtgggtgatatttacattgattgaaatcacgtgtgcttgtgatatatgttcatttaaaataaccacgtgttacaaaatcacgattcagctatcatggtcgagataggtttatttcaagtctatgaacagattcctaaattcgataggagtatgtacggagatttgtcataaacttttattctctcttgatagctcactcggtagagtcactgtaggcatagtttcaagccgtacaggtgtgggttcgaatctccacccggccagaagctgttaccataaaatgaattccaagtggatatatattcccagatagaattcggtattaaatgccgttcgtgggtgatatttacattgattgaaatcacgtgtgcttgtgatatatgttcatttaaaataaccacgtgttacaaactcacgattcagctatcatggtcgagataggtttatttcaagtctatgaacagattcctaaattcgataggagtatgtacggagatttgtcataaacttttattctctcttgatagctcactcggtagagtcactgtaggcatagtttcaagccgtacaggtgtgggttcgaatctccacccggccagaagctgttaccataaaatgaattccaagtggatatatattcccagatagaattcggtattaaatgccgttcgtgggtgatatttacattgattgaaatcacgtgtgcttgtgatatatgttcatttaaaataaccacgtgttacaaactcacgattcagctatcatggtcgagataggtttatttcaagtctatgaacagattcctaaattcgataggagtatgtacggagatttgtcataaacttttattctctcttgatagctcactcggtagagtcactgtaggcatagtttcaagccgcacaggtgtgggttcgaatctccacccggccagaagctgttaccataaaatgaattccaagtggatatatattcccagatagaattcggtattaaatgccgttcgtgggtgatatttacattgattgaaatcacgtgtgcttgtgatatatgttcatttaaaataaccacgtgttacaaactcacgattcagctatcatggtcgagataggtttatttcaagtctatgaacagattcctaaattcgataggagtatgtacggagatttgtcataaacttttattctctcttgatagctcactcggtagagtcactgtaggcatagtttcaagccgcacaggtgtgggttcgaatctccacccggccagaagctgttaccataaaatgaattccaagtggatatatattcccagatagaattcggtattaaatgccgttcgtgggtgatatttatatatatatatatatatatatatatatatatatatatatatatatatatatatatatatatatatatatatgtgtatatatatatatatatatatatatatatatatatatatatatatatatatatatgtatgtatatatatatatatatatatatatatatatgtatatatatatatatatatatatatatatatatctatatctatatatatatatatatatatatatatatatatatatatatatatatatatctatatctatatatatatgtatatatatatatatatatatatatatatatgtgtatatatatatatatatatatatatatatatatatatatatatatatatatatatatatgtatatgtatatgtatatgtatatgtatttatatatatatatattatatatatatatatatatacacacacacacatatatatatatatatatatatatatatatatatatatatacatatatatatatatatatatatatatatatatatatatatatatatatatatatatatatatatatatatatatgtatatatatatatatatatatatatatatatatatatatatatatatatgtatatgtatatgtatatgtatatgtatatgtatatatatatatataaatgtatttatatatattatatatatatatatatatatatatatatttatatatatatatatatatatatatactgtatacatatatatatatatatacatatatatatatatatatatatatatatacacacatatatatatatatacatatacatatatatatacatatatatatatatatatatatatatatatatatatatatatatatatatatatatatatatatatatatatatatatatatatacatatatatatatatatacatatatatatatatatatatataaatattaaaaaacttttattttacctTTACTGTCTAAAACTTGACATTAAATGAAACTATTTTTCCAGTagtatatagagaaaaaaaaattatattagttaaGCCTACCTAATAATTTAGTAGTCTTATGATATTCATAACGCTATGTCCGGATAGTATTAATAGTAATTCTTAGAACCGTATAATCAACTTTACGATATgcaagttatcaaaaaaaaaaaaaaaaaaaaagactagcttATTCaaggaaacaaatgaataaattCTACCTTATGGGAATAGACAATCACTGCATTGTTGAATTTTAGAGGTTTTCCTTGAGGATTTTATCATGTTTCTTATCACAAAAAAACTTATACGTAGTTTTCTGATGTAGGACCCTTATCTCTCTCGAAGAATGTATGTCAtgtatttatttcaaattatttcatgTTTTCCTTGCTTTATAAAAACTATTTTACATAGAAATGTATCACCTCCATTTATGTCAAGGAATTTAAGTCGTACACTTAAGTTCCATTCATTTCAAATACTTTTCTCGGTATAcaaaatctaatttaaaaaaattatgtgtCAAGATCTTTTAATTGATTAATGGAATGTGTCCATAACATAGTTTATGAACAAAATGATACTTCTCTCCCAATTTACTTGTCAGAACCTTAGCCAAGGAATTTATGGAGTTCAATTAGGTTCCATTGATTTCAAATACGTTTCTTGATGTATAAAATCTAATTTGCATAGTTTATTTATCAAGATCATTTCATTGACAAATGAATTGTATCCTTACCATAGTTCATGAACAAAATGATAGTAGTCTCCCAATTTACTTATCAGGAAACATAATCATTACTCAAAAAATCACTTAAGGCACAACGGGGAATGTCTGCTGACAACCTACGAAATCCAATATGGCTACGAAATCCAATATGGCTGCCTCACCATGCAGCTGCCTCTCCTTGGATATCAAGGACTGAAATCGCCCTTGGAAGTTCCCCGGGTCTCTGGTCGCAAAGCATGATTGACATCTGTTGGAgaatatttgctattattattattattattattattattattattattattattattattattattattattattattattattattattattattattattatcatagattcTTTTTCAGGGATCTTGGAATTGTGCCTAGTGTTTCTATGATTATAGGTACAAGTTAAGCTGGcgtatcccatatccttcttatttctattttcagcttattattattattattattattattattattattattattattattattattattattattattattacctaagctacaacacttCTTGGCAAAGAGAgttgctataagcataagggctccaacagggataaaaagcccagcgagggaaggaaataaggaaataaaaaaaagatatgagaaataattagcaattaataagaaattttgaaaacagtaacagtatgaaaacagatatatgatatataaactataaaaggatttataaaagcctcttcaatataaaaacatttgctgcaagtttgaactttcgaagttctaccgattcatctcCCCGATTAGTAAAATGAAGGTTTGTGAAAGTTTGGGCCAAGAATAGAATAGGTATTCAAGTGATAAGGGTAGGGACAGACATACGTagatatatatgaagataaatttCATGAacataattaatatttatattcgaacaatgccctagagactgaccatatatacatatggtcagaccacaagccccttcttcacccaagctaggaccaatgaagaccagacaatggctgctgatgactcggcaaacagacctataggctccccccaaactccccatccttagcttacaaggatagtgaggttgcagtgaccaaaggaactaacgcatatgagcaggactcgaacccatgtctggtgttcaccagccagggacgttaccgcattggccaccacaaccgtaattgggatttattttaaaggttttaaaactttTGAGACGAATTATATGAGCCAACCTTGATAGCTGAGTCTCCTTTGTTTTGTATAATAATTGGCTGTATAGAGAAAAAGATAGCATCCTTGATTCTAATAGCATATATGATTAACATGTCATGATACAAACAATACTAAATTTCGTATTTAAGATTTCTGTATAATACAGTATCCTTTTTAAAATCAGTTTTAAGCTACAGGTCTTATTTCTCGccaaatctaagaaaaaagttacccccatcaaagcaacaacaacaacaacaaatgcagccttttctaggccactgcaggacaaaaccctcagacatgcccttattcatgtctggggtttggccatttcatcatcacactggccaatGCAGATTAGTGATAggcttttgtctaatcgctcacagtaaaccagcttagtatgggtggccctgactagtacagctttgctgatcgtggaaatacgcaaatcctttcaccacgtaaaggtattccCGCTCTAAGCAATAAAGGTTTAAATACATATTGAAGTAATGCATATAATTTCCAATACTGGATTCTTATTCCGTTCTTCCGACGCTCCAAGAGGCTAAAAAACTCGAAGTCATCATTATCGCTTCCGAATGGTTTGACGGCGACCTCGCCTTATTATTTTTCTAGGAAAATATTACCCCACACTTAATCATCATAGACTTGAATCCATATTGAACTAATACATATAATTCATTAAATTGAATTCCCTTTTACCGATTCCCCACTCACCTCTTTATGGCACTCCAAAAGGCTCAGGAACTCGAAGTCATCATCATCGCTGCCGAACGGGTTGGTGAAGCTTTCGCCTACTTTAAGCCACCCGATGAAGAAGAAGAGTTGAAGGAGAGAAAACACAGGGAAGAATACATTCGTGTGACCTTCGTATTGTTTCTCTGGGTTCAAGCTTTGCCCGGCAACGACAgaagagaagaagtagaagtagacaATGATGGCTACGACCTGAAGAGATACAAAAGAACGTTGATTTACTGATGTAAGAAATTATTGTGGCTGTACCTTAACTTCAGATTGGTATTGTTGTCTGATGTTATAGTTATTATGTAAAAGAATATTTCGGAAAATTAGAGGATAACACTTTTTCAGTTTTTCATGATAATCtttattgtttaaatatgacaGATCTTACCAATCTTAGGATATATATTTATTgatgattacatatatacagtcaagaaatttccttatttcctttcctcacaggactattttccctgttcgaatCCTTGTGCTTGTggtatccttttccaactaggatagtttcttggctaataataataacaaagatgatgatggtaataatagtaTGATGAATTTGGTCCCCAAGTTAGAATAAAGGCAGCAAAAAAAAGGCTTGTTTTCTGAGTGCAATTTTTATAATTGGAATATCAGTTAGTGATAGTATCATTAGGTTTAAACTTTTTTGCCAACTATTAATATAGCTTAATTTTTgataataacaaggataataatatATTGACTTTAGTCTCCTAATTAGGAAAAAGGCAACCAAAATATGACTGGTTTTTTAGTATTGTATAATCAAAATATCACATGATAATAGTTCTCACCTGGCAGTAGGCCAGAGGAGCACTGCAATCACTCCAATTGGACagatataaacatttattttgaatagCAAGGATTTCCGTCATAAGGTCTAATTTCTGGTTTTGCGTGGCGATAAATTCTTCCCTCTGGGCCTTATCAACTGTCTTGCAAGCCCACATTATGGGCATGAATATCTTGTCCACTGATGTCCTTTCGTTGACTTTTTCTATGATCAGCGTCTCTTCTTCTGTGAGAAAACCTGTGAGAATCCACAGCCTCAGTATCATTTGATGAGAAGAAAATGTTTCTTGAAATTATATCCTCAGATAAAAATTTTGAAGTTAAAATTAACTTATGCCACAGCAAGAgataatatgcaaaatttatttgaaattattgaCCAATGGTGATAATCTATTATAGTTATAACCTCAGaaaaaattatgaacttaaaattaaCTGATACCACAGCAAAAGAAAACATGCAAAATTAATTTGAAAGTATTGACCAATGGTAATAATCTATTGTAATTATAACTTCATGAAAAATGAATGAAGTTAAATCTAACTGATACCACAAGAATAGCCAGCTACCTatgcaaaatatatttgaaaaaatttaCCCATATTAATAATCTACTGATTGAAAAGCTAGGAAAATATATGCAATAATACATATCAATTCTTAAGGCATTCCCTATATCTCACATACTGCACCGTACATATTTTACCTTAACGGAGGGACTATTGGATTTATTTATGAGGTGAGGTACCATTAATGATGTAAATGAACTTTCAAAACAATACTATTATCTCCAATAATTCTTTTTGAAATTTCCTTCAGATACAGAAAATAAGATAAGATATTAGTGATGTAAATAAACTGTGCCCTTTCTTTCGATGGCAAAATGCATTTTTAAATTTCCTTTAGATACAAAACTGAAGATAGGATAGTGATGTAAATGAACTCTACCATTTCTTTCGATAGCAAAAATGCATTTTGAACTTTCATCTAGATACAAAATGGAAGATAGGAGATAAATGAGCtctatcttttatttcaatatcaaaatgCATTTTTAACTTTCATCTAGATACAAAATTGAAGATTTGATATTAGTGATGTAAATGAACTCTACCATTTCTTTCAATAGCAAAATGCATTTTGAACTTTCATCTAGATACAAAATAGAAGATAAGAGATAAATAAACTCTAAAGATTTGAAATCAAACACGCATGCGCACTGCTTCCCACCTTCCTCAATTAAGCTTCTTAGCGTTGGATATTTTTCCCTCACTGTAGGAGATATCTTTTGGAAGGTCATGGCAATCACGGCATTAACATTTCGAATTACCGTCTCTCGTATTCTCTTGGATTCCTTTCCCTGAAAAGAAGGACTTTAAGGAGTAATTGGACAGGATATTACAAAATAATAGGCCAAATAGAACTCCAACTTGAGAGAAAGTATTggcaattaattttattatttatattattcgaGTTTCAGGCCTATTTTCACATCAAACTAGTAATTTTCTACCTAATGtatagttggatacaggaattactAGACACCTCTGTATACATGAAAATGGGCCAAATAGAATTTTAACTTAAGAGAAACTATATATTTGCCacaaatttaaataattatatcatTTGAGGTTAAGGCCTATATTTACATCAAAATAGTAATTTTCTACTTAATGCATAGATGGATACAGGAATTACTAGACACCTCTGTATACATGAAAATGGGCCAAATAGAATTTTAACTCAAGAAAAACTATATTATTGCAACAAATTTGAATTATATATCATTTGAGGTTCAGGCCTATATTTACATCAAAATAGTAATTTTCTACTTAATGTATAGATGAATACAGGAATTACAAGACACCTCTGTATACATGAAAATGGGTCAAATAGAATTTCAACTGAAGAGAAACTATTTGCAATAAATTAGAATAATTATATCATTTGAGGTTCAGGCCTAGTTTTGACATTAAACTAGTAATTTTCTATCTAATAtatagttggatacaggaattacaAGAAACCTCTGTATACAGAATAATAGACAAAATAGAGCTTCAACTAAAGAGAAATTATTAGTAATTAATTTGAACatttttatcatttgtttctttttttttacatcatacTAGTAACTTTCTACTTAAATGTAGAGAAATCACTAACACACCTCTATCTGAGGATATACACCCagtaaccaaacaaatagtgtagggagagatgacagagggCTGAGGGTGGGGGGTGCTTAAAACAGTAACTCGCGACACGGTTAGGGGGTGACTGGATGCATTTCCTTggaacgaggtgtaccaggaattcgtgtccaGCTGTACCCTGGCAAACTAAGTAATTGGGTAGGAAATAACAGTATATATGATAATAGGCCAAATAGGAATTCAACTTATGAGAGCTTAATAGGAGTGAATTTCAACAATTATACCATTTGAGTTTTAGTTCTACTTTTTTACAAAACTAGTGACATTgacattcattttaaaaataagaatacattattattattattattattattattattattattattattgttgttgttgttgttgttgttgttgttgttgttgttgttgttgttgttgttgttgttgctaagctacaatcctagttggaaaagccgaatgctataaacctaggggagccaacagggaaaatagcccagtgaggaaaagagacaaggaaaatttaaacatttcatgaacagcaacagcaacaaaatagatatttcctatataaactagaaaaacttttaacaaaacaagaagataaattggatagaatagtgtgaccaagtgtatcctcaagcaagagaactctaacccaagacagtggaagaccatggtacagaggctctggcactacccaagactagagaacaatggtttgattttgcagcgtccttctcctagaagagctgcttaccatagcttaagactcccttctacccttatcatgaggaaagtagcccctgaacaattacagtgcagtagttaacctcttgggagaaGAGGAAATCCTTGGTAATCCCAATGTTGTCAGGTGCATAAGGagagagtagaatctgtaaagactatgccagactattcggtgtatgtgtaggcaaagggaaagtgaaccgtaaccaaagataaagatccaatgtagtactgtctggctagtcacagaaccccataactctttagtagtagtatatcaacgggtggctggtgccctggcctacctactacctacagGTTGAGTTTTAGTAATACTTCTATACAAAACTAGTGACTTTGACATtcagtttaagaataagaatatacagtatgtgAGACTCACCTGACCCACGATGAGTGAAGCAGTGAGCAATGCTGCTTGATCTGGCCAAGGGATACTTTGGTAAACATCCCACCATCTCTTGAAGACGTTGGTCACGAAGAATCCCAGGACAAACGCCACGGGGACCAGATGGTTCATTTTTGAGAAGTAAATCACTACCTGTTCAAATATTCTGCAATGAAATGTTTTCAATTAATGTGGGGTGGTAGGAAAAGATACTATGCTATGTTAAGTCATCTTAATAAATGATTTTCTGGGTTACCTATTTGAAGGGTCACTTTCTAAAGACCTCTTTATCTATGgtcaccagctcttctaggagacggacactccaaaatcaaaccactgttctctagtcttgggtagtgccatagcctctgtaccatggccttcccctgtcttgggttagagttctcttgcttgaggatacactcgggcacgttgttctgtcttgtttttcttcctcttgttttgttaaagtttttgtagtttatataggcgatatttatcttaatgttgttgctcttcttaagaaattttatttttccttgtttcctttcctcactgggatattttccttgttggagcccctgggcttatagcatccataataataataatattatcgataaaatgAATCACCAGTTTATTAATTGATTAAAGTCTAAATTGATCCATAGCATAATtcagaaatgtttttttatttttcatatatctcgaaaataaatcAC comes from Palaemon carinicauda isolate YSFRI2023 chromosome 3, ASM3689809v2, whole genome shotgun sequence and encodes:
- the LOC137637641 gene encoding bestrophin-2-like, whose product is MTVPYTKSMATQYSFLWLFWILLPRWRGSIYRHVWKEILAYLLLYYISSAIYWFVLNERNKTIFEQVVIYFSKMNHLVPVAFVLGFFVTNVFKRWWDVYQSIPWPDQAALLTASLIVGQGKESKRIRETVIRNVNAVIAMTFQKISPTVREKYPTLRSLIEEGFLTEEETLIIEKVNERTSVDKIFMPIMWACKTVDKAQREEFIATQNQKLDLMTEILAIQNKCLYLSNWSDCSAPLAYCQVVAIIVYFYFFSSVVAGQSLNPEKQYEGHTNVFFPVFSLLQLFFFIGWLKVGESFTNPFGSDDDDFEFLSLLECHKEMSIMLCDQRPGELPRAISVLDIQGEAAAW